Genomic segment of Eleutherodactylus coqui strain aEleCoq1 chromosome 1, aEleCoq1.hap1, whole genome shotgun sequence:
CGTCGGATGGGTCGATCTTTGGCGACTCCATCACCCTGAAACGCGGGAGTACACATGCCATTCACCAGGTTACAACGCATTGACAAGAATTGATTACATATTCAGATCCATAGAACTGGCAGTATATCTCTCAGACATAACACATTGCCCGAGAGGCATATCTGACCACAGCCCTATACTGCTAACCCTAAAATTCCCCCAACATAATATTAGGCCCACttggaaactacacccattctggctcaagcTCATTGGATCAGAAGACCAAACGCCCTTCCACATTTCCCTATTCTTAGACGGCCATAATGACAACACCCATCCCGCCTTGAAGTGGGACACTCTTAAGGCCTATATCAGAGGGTGCCTTAAATCTGCCATttcgcacatttaaaaaaaaaagaaaaaagaaaaagaaaaatcgaCATCCCAGGCCGATAAAGAGATAGAGAACCAGACCCTAGAAGCTGAGAAACAATACATATCTGCCCCCACAGACTCCAATAAAAAAGCCTGGCTCAGTCTCTCTCGTCTTTTTAGACaccaaatacatgccaaagccaAAACGCAAACTATTCTTCTCCAAGCAACACTATTTTGAGTTAGGAAACCAGTCTAGCCACTTACTCGCCAACCTTATTAAGCGTGAAAATCAAGCTAATACGATCCTTAAGATTAAGAATCAATGGGGAATAGAGTTCACCGATGCTCCGTCTATTACAAACTGCTTTAAAGAATTCTACGCCAACTTATATAGTTCTTCCTCTCAAAACACAGTGGCGGACATTCTAGACTACTTAAACGACTTAAATTTCCCAACCCTCTCTGAAGAGCAGGTTGACCTCCTAGAAGGTCCCATCACTCTGGAGGAGATCCAACTAATAATCCAGGATATGGCTCTTAACAAATCACCAGGTCCCGCTGGTCTCCCAATCGAGACATACCGTAAATACTACGAACAACTAGGCCCACAACTCCTTGAGGCATGAAGCCAAGCCCAAATAGACAAAAAACTCCCACCTTCATTCtacaaagcctccatagtagtgatTTTGAAACCTGGGAAGGACCCTACAGATTGCAGCTCTTATCGGCCTATATAACTGGTAAACACAGATTACAAGATCCTAACCAAAATCCTGGCCACTAGGCTAAATCAGGTGATCCTCTCCATTATACATCCCGACCAGACGggcttcatgccagggaaatccacgACCATAAATATCCGTAGAGTCCAGACAACTATCCAACTAGGTAAACAATATAACATGCCCTGGGCTCTGGTCTCACTTGACATGGCAAAAGCCTTTGATTCCTTGGAATGGGCCTTTCTGGAAGCCTGTCTGATCCGCTTTGGATTTGGACCTAATTTTCTACAATGGGTCAAAACGATATACAAGTCCCCGAGTGCAAACGTAATCGTAAATGGCATCCCATCAACGGAATTTCAAttggcaagaggcacccgacagggtTGCCCTCTATCTCCGGCCttatttgccatagccattgaggcACTGGCGATCCGGCTGAGAAGCGCCCCCAACGTGACCGGCATTAAATGGGCAGACCTTGAAAGCAAACTGggactgtatgcagatgacacaatcgTATTTTTATCGAACCCATCAAACTCCTTTGCCCAAGCTATGACACACATAGATAGATTCTCCCATTTTTCCGGGTTACATGTTAACTGctccaaatcaacaatcctttaCACAGAAATTAACCCCCAAAATGATCCATGTGTCACAAGATATGGACTAAAACCGGTTACAAcatttaaatacctagggatGTTCATGTCATATGACTACAACAATGCTATAGCAGACAACATAAACCCACTACTAGAGAACATAAAACATAAACTGCAGCGATGGGCTAAGCTGCCGCTCTCTGTGGCTGGGCGTATAAACCTCATCAAAATGGTCATTCAACCCAAATGCTTGTACATATTGCAACACATGCCAGCGAGTGTCCCCAAACACTTCTTTAAATCTTTAAATTCGCTAATTATAACATTCGTTTGGAACTCCTCCCGTTCCAAATTGAGCCTATCAACTCTACAAAGACCCAAGgaacaagccggaatggccctcccggaTCTCCGGCTCTATTACCTGGCAGGACAACTGAGAAATATTAGAGCCTGGGTCTTAGATAAAGAACTCCCTATAGCAGATAAACAACTTGCAAAACAAGTGGCAGGGAACAACCTTTTGAGTTTCTTGGAATTCCCGGAATGTACCGGATCAACCGAACTAGTCCCGCTTCACAGATTAGCTCTCAGCGTGTGGAAGGAAGTAAAGACACTGCAGAGATACCAGGATGTGGTGCCAGAACTCCCCCTTTGGAATAACCCTGGTCTTACTGCACTACAGTCAGTTCCAGACCCACAGTACTGGACTGCTAAAGGAGTACACACATTAAAAGATATATACATAGATGAAACACTCCCTACATTCATGCAACTGTGCGACAAGCTGCAGGCCCCGCACCTTCAACTATTTAGATTTTTCCAACTGAGACACGCACTGAACTCTCAATTCCCACCTACTTCGTCACGTATATCCAAATTTCCCACAATCGGCATCCTCAAATCCCAAGGGCCCAAAGGCCTAATATCGGCCCTGTACACACACCTCCTTTCAGCTAAAATAGATCTCAATCCACTCCCAACATATGACAAATGGAAACTTGCCATCCCATCTCTCACACCTGAAGAGTGGCAAGACATCTCTGAATCCCATTTGGCAGTGTCACCGGCCGTAAACAACAAATTAATTCAACTATACATTATATATCAAGCCTATCTTACTCCCAACCGTCCACATAAAATGCGTAATACAACCTCAGATTCCTGCCAGAGATGCCGCCAATTGAAGGCGGATTTCTGGCACTTAATTtgggaatgccctcttgttaatgAGTTCTGGTCAAAAGTGACGGACCTTATGAACTCACTCTTATGCCCCCCACTATCCATCGACTTGGACCCTAAAGTGGCGCTGTTtggcctgctggaggaggaggtgtggccatattACACTCGCATCTTTCTTGAAAGGACGCTATTTCTAGCCCGTAAGGAGatagccatgaaatggatggcGATAGAACCCCCCTCAGTCCCACACTGGATCCAATCTGTAAACACTGTAGCCTCAGatgaaaaaatcatataccaAAATAGAAGCTGCCCGACtaaattccaaaaagtatgggGAACTTGGATGGACTCCCACTCTACTCTGCTTATCGACTGAACCCTAGGCCTTATCtacaccaaccccccccccccctctctctctctcttcaccccctcgcatcccccccccctctcctattGACACGCGCTTGAAAACTTGTAACTTTCTCTCATCAGGATTTAGAATAAGGACAGTATTCGATTGTTTttgttaaaaaagtttaaaagtttatTGCTATAAATGTATAACCAAGTAGTTTAAGAAATGCAGCAACAATCTTTGTGTTAACCTGTTATAACTTTATCTATATTACTATGTATCGAACAAAATTTCTGTTTATTCTGTATTTCACAAATCATTTGccaataaataaaacaaatttttaaaaaaaaaagcgaaacTGAAAGCTGGCAAAAGGGGGGCACCTCTTCAATTGCTCTATCACAAGCCATGTAGCAGCTGGCTTTAAAACAATACAAAGCAGTTCATCAAGACTCTGCTTTAATACAAGACGACAATCCATGCCCTAGGTGCAACACAGCCTGAGAAAGTCTATAGAATAAGTTGGGAATGAGAGCTGCAGGTACATGCAGCTGTCACTTCAACTCCCACATCAATCAGGTTGTTTTGTGACTTTAACCAGGATTCAAACTTGATCTGTTTTAAAGACAATATTTAAAGACAAGCCTAAAAGCGATGCTCTAGCCACAACACAGTCAAGGATATAGCAATTAGTAGCAAGGACATCTCACATTTTGGCTATTCAAGTGCCTCCCTGCAGGGATGTAGGAGATATGTGGTTGGCAAGTAAAGGGTTAAAGTGCAGCCACCATTCCAAAAAAAATGAATTGCAATCACTCCAGCTGTAATCAGCTGCAATTCTAAAATCTTCTGGTCTCATTAGCTGTTCATTATTCTTCATGACTCTCCTCTAACTCTGTAGCATGAAAATCAATACACTGCTGAAATCTGTAAAATCAATTAACAtgttcagaagaaaaaaaaatttggagtgGGAAAGTATAATCCCACCCTTACCAAGCAAACCCTGTCCTCCGTTTCAGACATGAGCAAAAGACCAAATTAATTGCCAAGACTATTTGTTTGGGGCACTTTGTACGACAACCACACTGGAAAAATTATGCTGTGTATCCATTACAGCCATGCTTACAATTGAAGAAGAGAGCATCTTAAAAGTAGTCAAACCAATAATGGGAAGCTGCAGTAagatgcagtaccaggcacaacctGTAAAAATAGGTTACTGTGTTGGTAAACAGTGGAGAGTCCCCTCCAATCAGGTGCCAGGACTCAGACCCCACCTATCGTTTGTTATGGCCTATCCCAaggtaaataaaaataaaacgggAATATAAGGGCAGAATAGATGAACCATAGAAcattaacagcagaaaaagacccaTTTCCTGAAAACCTATTTAAATACGTTTTGTAGGACTAGAATGTCTACCCACAGTGTGTGCATCTGTTATCGCAGCTCATCTGCATTAAAGTGAATTTagttgaactgcaataccaaacacagcctaTGGACAGACGTAGCGCCTTTTGTGGGAAGATCCTTTTTACGAATACTGGACAAACCACTTCAAGTAGAGAAGCTCTTTACATATATCACCGATCCTCACTGTGTGTGCACACTTGATTGAGCTCCAAAGCATTCTTATGAAGCTACTTACAACTTCAGAGTCATCTTCTTCAACATCTAATGACTTTCCTTCTTTTTTCAattgcttctttttttctttaacctaaaaaaaacaaaaaaaaacaaaataagagCGACAGCTTTAAGCAATTatcttgcataaaaaataattggtatacaaattaagccttccctgaatgctggctaatagcctgaggctattagCTGCGCtccgatcctttgttctccatggggaaacaatgctatcagtactcccccgtggagaacaactgataaaactgattgctaaaatcaagtgagcttggtTTTAACCATCAGTGAAAGATGCCCGAAGTGCAGGTGCCCCGCGCCCCTTTACACGCacagattatcgctaaaacgatcaccgatgagcaaagttttagcgataatcatccagtgtaaatgggcctttactcaataAACCTGGACCACTGCAAATCAGTACGACCCAGTCttggtaaaaagaaaaatctgcttCATGCTACCTGTACAATGACTTTAAAAACACACTTATCTTTTTCTTTCTAAATTATCTCATTTTTAGTATGAGCCACCCCCACTTGTAATATTTGGCTATGGAAAGGATTTATTTTTTGGATCACCatcattttgttatttatctcacatggtgaacgccgtaaaaatcatttaaaaaactaAACGCCAGAATtggtatttttcttttgttcgcctcccagATAACACCATAAAAAGCAATGCAAAAGTCATACGTACCACAAAATACCGtgatttccccaaaataagaccgtcttatattaacttttgcctcaaaagaggcagtgtcttattttcagagagtgTCTAATACGCATCTAGCCACTTCCGACTGTGTCCCTTGCGCTGCTGCAATCCTCAACGCCGACAGTATTCTTTTCTCCCGATAACGGGactttgaaaaccccgcctcccgtaagtgctgtgattggttcatggagcgccGGCTccaattggctggcgctcaatccaatcacagcgcttaccggaggcgggttattcaaagccccgttatcAGAAGAAACAAATCATGTCAGTGCTGACAACTGCAGCAGCGTGGGGACCAGTGCGAGGGACACAGACActggcagctaggtgagtataagcaataagtttaaaaaacaaaacaaaaacgaaACAAAAACTATCACCTAGCCACCGACGTCTGTGTCCTACGTTCTGGTCCCCACActgctgcagttctcagcgctgacagtATTCTCTTCGGGTAATAAGGCTTTTAAATATCCCGCCtccagtaagcgctgtgattgcatcgagcgccagccaatcagaaccggcgttcgatgaaccaatcacagccattcagtgatgtcattcactgaatggctgtgaatgatctagcagcagctttgattggctggtgctcgagcCAATCACAACGCTCTCTGTAACGGgagacggggtattcaaagcaCCGTCACCAGAAAAGAATCCTGTTAGTGCAGAAGACTGCAGCCTGACACAGCGCCGCAGACCAGCGCGAGTGACACAGATGGCGGTGGCTAGTTGAGTATTGCTTTCGAAAATAGGGGAAGGggttattatcggggtagggcttattttcagggaaaaccgGTAGTACCATTAGAAACTACATCTCTTCCCGCAAAAGCCAAGCCCTCCCACAGCTCCGTTGCCGGAAAAATAATAATGCTATCGATCTTAGAATGCGGCAAtgtagattcaattgtttttctttaaaaatgtgattttatTGTGGTaaaagtagtaatagtaaacAAAGAAATCtacataaacttggtattgcagtaaagTCATGATATTTTTACCGAATCATGAACAAAACCCATAAAGAATAGAGGAATTTCTGTGGGATTTTTtaatatctcccccccccccaaaaaatgtaataaaacaagTTATAAAATACAATATATGGACCCCGAAGTGatgccaataaaaaatacaatttgtccccccaaaaaacaagccctcatacggctatgtcaagaagttatggctcttgcaatgcgatgacgataattgcttggtccttaaagcaaaaaatatgttcgtcactaaggggttaagtatatgcCACAGGACTTACTATGTGCTCAATGTACTCGTATCCAGCCTGGATAACATCTAGAGCCCTCTTCTTCTGCTCAGCATCTAGCAACCGTTTATATGCTTTGTCCACAGCTGCAAGATGCAAAAAGGAAAAGATAAAGAGATGGAATAGCATTGCATATGTTTAATACGAATAGAACCAAGCAGGTAGTAAGTTACTGAACTAATATTACCCCAATCACAAAATAAGTTACAGTGCACCTACATTTTCAGGTGACTTGATTAGAATAAGCTGTCTTGTGTACAACGATTATcaatatttctggccattatatgacttttatATGACATGCTTTACTACATTTCCCTCTCTGCAGGCTTTATATCCAGTTCTCAGTTTTCCCCTAAattggtgggtggagactagccaTTATGTTTGCCATACAGAGCACACAGAGGCTATTTTGTACCCCTATACACAGGCAAACAGCAACATGGAAGACATTATAATGAAGTACTGAGCAGGGTGTATGTGAATgcagtagctgtgagacagtaaaatGCTTAcgattagcagcagcatgtctttgtgtgtctcattgcttctctctcacttggctcctcctccctccctccacaGACTTCAATCaacagcatgtaatctgatctgtcAGTAAGCGGATAGTCCAAGGCGGATTTTGAAGTGAATTCAAAGTGAACGGTTTAGAGGAGAGTGGGAGGAAAAAAGGGGCCCgataagtggagaaagaagcatttttctctgataagaggtgtcacaaaagttacTTAAATTTGCATGTAccattgatttatgcaaagtctgctgaaaatgcagtgcctatttaaaagggaacctgtgacattaaaaaaatgcagttcaGTCAATCACTAAGTAGGATTGCTTACTGAACTCCTAAAAACTCCTTAAAAGAAAGCGTGGAAGTTTAGAATACtaaaatacaaaatttatattaaaaaacttttcccacaaaaaataGTTAGACAATACCAGCAGTATCTTACAGAGCAGGGGAGCTGAGCAAGTACACACACAAAGGTTATATATTATCTAGTGTGTGTGCACTTGCTCAGCTTCTGCTGCTCTATAAGATACTGCTGGTAGAttggagtgcatttttaatgtgaCAGCTTCCTTTAATAAATATTACAGGGTCACAGCTCTGTTAAGGAACAGAGCAATACCTTCAAAGGCTTTCTGGGCTCTTTCAGGATCATCTTGATTTTTGTCTGGATGAACAAGAATTGATAACTggagaaggggggaaaaaaagcaacaatTAGAGTTAAACATTAAAAAGACTGTCACCCTACAACCTCCTTTAACTACAGTAACTAATGAATAGTCTAAAGGATGTCGATTTCCAATTTATAAATTAACTTtttacactaatatttcccaACTATACGCCAGCAAATGGGCTGTGCTCTGCATACTGCTGTATAGAGGAAGCTAGTCCTCTTCATTATGCACTCAGTAATCCTCTGTATGCAACGCACAGTGAGGGAATAAGAGTTagtgcccatttacactgagccatgatcgctcaaacgatagtttcagtgacagctttgagcgatcatgttGCATAAAGTATtacgtagctactcagctacttaagaacaATTTTGtgtgcaaattaaaggggttgtctcgcgaaagcaagtggggttaagcacttctgtatggccatattaatgcactttgtaatatacatcgtgcattaaatatgagccatacagaagttattcacttaccttccctgcgctggcgtccccgtctccatggctccgtctaatttcagcatctaatcccccgattagacgcgcttgcgcagaagggtcttctgccttcgggtctgtccggcagcagcggcgttctggctccgcccccttccacgcatcatcgtgtagctccgccccgtcacgtgtgccgattacagcctcctgattggctggaatcggcacatgtgacggggcagagctacacgatgacacgtagaagggggcggaacagatgggagaagacccttctgcgcaagctgaatgcagttaatagcctgagggctcttatctgcattcagttcctttgttctccgacaggaaacaatgctatcagcactaaccGTGAAGAACTCCGGATAAGGCTGacatgtgttaaggcccatttacactgagcgctGATTTAAAAAAAGCGATTGAGTGATCATCAttgcagccatcgtgcactgctatctgattgttaaattcagacCAACCTAAGAATTGTCactcagccttatcaggagttctccacgggtagtgctgatcgCATTGTTCCCGGAgtacaaaggaactgaaagcagataagagccctcggccATTAACAGCTTTcaactaaaggcttcatttgcacacttaattgctattaagtagctgagcagctacttaatagtttatgtgaaatgatcgctcaaagctgtcactcaaaaatGCTTAACAGTACTCAAGGTTAGCATACTGCAATGAGTCCCAAACACAAAAAGCTGCCTTACTGCATTTGGGCCACTGTCATGGAAAACAGTGACAATGTGCTAACAAACTGTCATAGTGGTGAGAGAAGCACACTGATAGCACATAGGGACAAGGTTAGGTAGAACTCTTACACCAacaataaaaatgtgtttttgtttttttttaaaacaagacACACAACCGCAAAAAGATCATTTTCTGCGTTTGTGCCACATTACAGccatgttcacacggggtggatttgccatgCGGACTTGGCAAAGCGGCATttgaagcagcaaagtggatgagattttgaaaatttcatccacatgctactgaaaaaaaaaaaaaagagagacccAGAGTAAAACTAgtgcatttgacaccatgccacatagaaagctgatatataaaatgggaCAGCTCGGACTaagcgaaaacgtgtgtatttgagtaaagaactggctcagagacagacagcagagggtggtaataaatggttcgtactctgattggctgaccgtcgctagtgggatgccacagggttcagtattaggccccattctgttcaatatatttatcaatgacctgatagaggggctgcacagcaaaatatcaatatttgcaaatgatacaaaatcaTACAAGATAATTGATATAAAGGagaacaatgtacggctacagaagcacctaaataagctggggccttaggtagaaaaatggcaaatgaagttcaatattgataaatataaggttatgcacatgggcaggagaaatagatgtcacaaatatacactaaatggggtactgttagggaaaagtgatatggaaaaagacctgggggtactagtggactgtagatttaactggagcaaacaatgccagtcagctgctgcaaaagcaattgAAGGGTTGGGGTGTATTAAAACAGATATAtgggcgagaacattattcttccactatataaagcacttgtcTAACACTTACTCTTAGTGTAAATAGTGTGTTATAGTTGTTAGATAGCTTATTCCATACGTATTTTTCTGGAGTCaaagtttttttcaaaaaagtggaGCTTTAATCAGATTATTCCATCTATCaatccatcaacgcgtttctatgacaccgaacatacgtgtcatttcatcaggatggaaatTATATCATGTTTGGCTTATTAGAGCCTTTGTTATACTCtgaatctttatttgtgtatgcTCCAGTCCACATTAAGTGGCATACAGCTTACTATATTCGAGTTTGTCTAGATATTAAGACCACACAGTCCGTACTGATAAAGACAGACCAAGATTAAGTGTATCAGATTACATTCACTAACAGGTGTTAAATCAAGACTGCCTGCAGGTTGTTCCAGCTGATCACTTATTTATCCTCATCAAACCCACATTTACGGGGTATACACGGATGCTAAGTCAATCTTGCTAACACTGTCTGTACTGATAAAGACAGACAACCAAAAAGTGTGACAGCCTATGTTTACTGACAGGCATCAAATTGAGAATACCTGCAGGCTCATTAGGCTGAACACTAATCTGTCCTCACTACAGCCCACATTTCCAGGACATTCAGAAACAAAaagcccacatttatggggcataTAAAGTCAAAAAAGCCCACATTTACAGGGCATCCAAAGTCAAAAAGCCCTCATTTACGGGGCATGTAAGAGTTGATACTCTAACCCAAAATAGGCATAGATTACAGCCACGCTGGCCGTGATGTTTATATAGCAGCCACCCTGGCCGCAATGAGACAGAGCTGGTCCGTGGGATTAGTGTTCAGCCTAATGAGCCTGCAGGTATTCTCAAATCCACGGGACGTCAATTTTATGACCGTTTGCACTGCAGaatccacctcttaatggggatggaggggggggggggggggatccgcaccaaaatccctGTTAAAACAGTGTCAAAATCCTCGTtgttgtggacattctgcagtaaaGCCACCCAGTGAACATAGCCCAAGGCTTAATTAGTGCCTCTAGGAAGGTATAAAAACAATTTGGAAGGAAATTCGAATTGGACTGTTCAGTTCAGAATGAGGAGAGgtgtaatgaataaaataaaagttatgttgaAATTGTCCCCATAAgactatatacaatctgctcagctcctcctgccttAAAcaagatgcctgcagtttggacagaatGTTCGAGcagacagattccttttaagccAGCTCTATACAAAGTCTGTGCACATCCGCCATAAGTATATGGCATATGTCATCaatgggttaaagggaatctgtcagctcaaaaATTCTGTCTAAACTACAGGCATGAGGTTATGGAGCAAGGGGAGctcagcagattgatatatagttttatggggaaacattcagtataacttgtactttattcatttcaACTTTTGCTTTTATTGGAATGCTTTCAGTTTAATTTTGGCTCTTCCTCAGTGTCTGGATACTATAAAGGCATTCATACAGGTTTGTTACATACAGAAGATAAGTTTTCATAACCAGTTCTCGGGATCCTATTCTGGTCCTTCGGCGACAAGCTTTAGAAGCAGagccaaaatatatatattatttacacacacacacacttacacacacacacacacacacacacacacacacacacacacacacacacacacacacacacacacacacacacacacacacacacacacggcggaAATTAATTGCAAAGAGGCACAGTCACGCCTTAAGGATCATGTCAGACATATTGCTAAAAGTAGACATCTTTTGATGAAGCAGAAGATTTTTGAGGATGGGGAAGCTGGGGGTTGCTTTCTGGCCTCTATAATTTAGGCACAGGAATCATCAACTTATGTGGCAGCATTGAGAAGCCCTGATAATTCTTTTGTTTGGACACAGCATTTtcattccctttaagaaatgaATCAGTGCAGATAATAAGGTGGAGAATCACTTTTCACAAGCTTAAAATTAGCTAAACATACATGCAGTGTATTTAGAGATGTAGCTCTACTGCAGGCATTTAGTTTTGGTGGAAATATTTCATTTTACTATAGGTCACAACACAATATAAAATCCATACAAATATATAACTTACCTGCCGGaatctttttttaatttcttcatCTGTCACTTCTGGATCAATCTGTAGCACCTACAAGGGGTGaacaaataaatccaggtaaAATTAGCAAGGTGACCATCTAAGGGCAAGGCTTCCCTAAGTGGTTCCAGGTGACTGAAAACCTTGTCAACATGCTGTTCTACCACGAATCAGCCTAGTTTTCAGACTGATAGCCTATAGCCTCAGAATTTTGCAAGCGCATAGCTGATTTCACCCATAAAACCGTGCGTCCATTAATAACTTTGAGAAGTGCACCAAACAGTGGCAAGACCACATGGTGGTGCagttggaggggaaaaaaaaaaaggtgaggacTATAGAGTTTTCAATAATTAAAGAAACAGAAATCACCttgctatataaaaaaaaaaaccctgtttactACTTTATTTTCCGTTCTCTATATTCAGGCAGCTTTTGTTCTGTTTGCCATTGCCAAGTCGAGGGATGTACCTAGACCGGCTCTGTCCCACACTGAGATGAACGGAATATACAGCCTGAAAATGAAAGCTTTAATAGGCAGCTGAGTGCGCATATGTCTAAATTCAAGATAAGGAACCTGGTTGGTTCACTTTAATGATAGGTAACTCACTGGCTAAGGTCgctttcacacagctgaaaaacTCATGTGAAagttgtgtgttgtgagacgcgtGAATacgaacctcattcttttgaaaggAGTCAAATGCCCTCGCATgacgtgcgatgtgcatgcgagtgcgatgccaggtttccaactgaaatcaatggcaaacTCTTTGGATCCTCTATTGCACAAGAAACTTGCGCAAGAGGaacggaatttcacagaagcaatgcaagTTTCTTTCTTTCCCTGAAGATCGCCTCGCATGCATGCGTAAAATGCAGGTTGCCGAGAGTGATATCAGGCAGACTTTCTAAGCCAGATTTCACACTCGCTTGTGTGTAGCTAGCCTAAGAAAAGCTTTTTGCTGTGAGGTGACAATATATAACCAAAAAGAGTCATTGAAAACCTGGACTAGATGAAGATTACCTCAAAAGGATTCAGGTTGAAGTATGAGGATCCAGGCCTTGTCAGCCTCTCTATCTGCTGCTTTGGGGTAAGCACCGAGTCACGTTTTTCAATTTGtttaacctgcattaaaaaaggaaataaaggGGCAAAACAAATAAAG
This window contains:
- the DNAJC8 gene encoding dnaJ homolog subfamily C member 8 isoform X2 — protein: MAAPGADGPSVAVDDAFSVFYTEVKQIEKRDSVLTPKQQIERLTRPGSSYFNLNPFEVLQIDPEVTDEEIKKRFRQLSILVHPDKNQDDPERAQKAFEAVDKAYKRLLDAEQKKRALDVIQAGYEYIEHIVKEKKKQLKKEGKSLDVEEDDSEVFKQAVYKQTMKLFAELEIKRKEREAKDMHERKRQREEEIEAQEKAKREREWQKNFEESRDGRVDSWRNFQAHKKGKKEKKTRTFLKPPKVKMEQRE